In Gadus morhua chromosome 2, gadMor3.0, whole genome shotgun sequence, a single window of DNA contains:
- the itpripl2 gene encoding inositol 1,4,5-trisphosphate receptor-interacting protein-like 2 has translation MIRVYTCNLRVFWPVLLCLVAIAVVLHHYTQTLNSEQKSDVSRDPPGGDGCWDEASYSILFLLFKLVLAGALCFLSLRFCCSPQPRRAGKGARLTDTLPRQQLLDDFYNRYVRLSPHMVGHSKANVAKVVGDLIRAGRTSTTPESGLSLRGDFLQVGSTYEEHKTGSPDCFDILVPLRVPSGLKPQPRIVWGPGGGNGAETWKDQRETDVGKGEEETKAEVKHACSVQRKKNDKQKKHKRPKSGQEIRGSDQEKTALKREYEDKHRDEGDVLNTIEEDTCGPVPKGCMEVPLHEEWLRRHPAFASTFLRPCPQESPSGRGEKGSRVYMILSASVLRWFLHTMQHCLASVRYSHEQHCRLSLTPSDQCVQLHLTQQPDYICCHISTVVRMIPVFLLGNGVYLAPTDAAATLPGQRGQRGDLWTVFFPQHEQRLLGWKRTQLPRGSCHLKCLQLVKAVRDLGGQALDGPGAEAWRAVLSSYVLKTAWMRLLMGIPAEAWEERHLVARVEELVRSLGAALERRSIAHLFLGGDGADSLPPEPVVFSKPAKETAEGAPRATGGNLWAGIPAAQLGMVSGRLAYTWTHLHRLIRLTRPPGRFAELGAPGHRHVWK, from the exons ATGATACGCGTTTACACATGCAATCTGCGGGTCTTCTGGCCTGTTCTCCTCTGTTTGGTGGCCATCGCGGTGGTCCTTCACCACTATACACAAACACTGAACTCGGAGCAGAAGTCAGACGTTTCCAGAGACCCACCAGGAGGGGACGGCTGCTGGGATGAAGCAAGCTATTCCATTCTTTTTCTGCTCTTCAAGCTTGTTCTGGCCGGCGCGCTGTGTTTCCTCAGCCTCAG GTTCTGTTGCTCCCCCCAGCCGAGAAGGGCAGGAAAAGGTGCTCGCCTCACGGACACATTACCTCGGCAGCAGCTTCTGGACGACTTCTATAACCGATATGTGCGGCTCTCGCCTCACATGGTGGGCCACAGCAAAGCCAACGTAGCCAAGGTGGTGGGAGACCTGATCAGAGCCGGCCGCACCTCCACAACCCCTGAGTCGGGCCTTTCTCTCCGGGGCGACTTCTTGCAG GTGGGTAGCACCTATGAGGAGCACAAGACCGGCTCTCCGGACTGCTTTGACATCCTCGTCCCACTGAGGGTCCCCAGCGGACTGAAGCCCCAGCCCAGGATCgtctgggggccgggggggggaaaCGGGGCGGAGACATggaaggaccagagagagacggatgtgGGTAAGGGTGAGGAGGAAACCAAAGCAGAAGTGAAACACGCATGTTCAGTCCAGAGGAAGAAAAATGACAAGCAGAAAAAACACAAGAGGCCCAAGAGCGGGCAAGAGATACGAGGGAGTGATCAGGAGAAGACTGCCCTCAAGAGAGAGTACGAAGACAAGCACAGGGACGAGGGGGACGTGTTGAATACTATTGAGGAGGACACCTGCGGTCCCGTTCCCAAAGGCTGCATGGAAGTGCCCCTACATGAAGAATGGCTGCGCAGACACCCAGCCTTTGCCAGCACCTTCCTGCGGCCTTGCCCCCAGGAATCCCCGTCTGGTCGAGGTGAGAAGGGGAGCAGAGTCTACATGATCCTATCGGCCTCGGTCCTCCGCTGGTTCCTTCACACGATGCAGCACTGCCTGGCCTCCGTGCGCTACTCCCACGAGCAGCACTGCAGACTCAGCCTCACGCCGTCCGACCAGTGCGTGCAGCtgcacctcacccagcagcCCGACTACATCTGCTGCCACATCTCCACCGTGGTGCGCATGATCCCCGTCTTCCTCCTCGGCAACGGCGTCTACCTCGCCCCGACGGACGCCGCCGCGACGCTCCCGGGGCAGCGCGGTCAGCGGGGGGACCTGTGGACGGTCTTCTTCCCCCAGCACGAGCAGAGGCTGCTGGGGTGGAAGAGGACTCAGCTCCCCCGAGGCTCCTGCCATCTCAAGTGCCTGCAGCTGGTCAAGGCGGTCCGGGACCTGGGCGGCCAGGCCCTGGACGGCCCGGGGGCGGAGGCCTGGAGGGCGGTGCTCTCCTCCTACGTGCTGAAGACCGCCTGGATGCGTCTGCTGATGGGGATCCCCGCCGAGGCTTGGGAGGAGCGCCACCTGGTGGCCCGCGTGGAGGAACTGGTCCGGAGCCTCGGCGCCGCCCTGGAGAGGCGGTCCATCGCTCATCTGTTCCTGGGAGGCGACGGCGCCGACAGCCTGCCGCCAGAACCCGTGGTGTTCTCCAAACCGGCCAAGGAGACGGCGGAAGGGGCTCCGAGGGCGACCGGGGGGAACCTCTGGGCGGGGATCCCCGCCGCGCAGTTAGGCATGGTGTCGGGGCGTCTGGCGTACACGTGGACACACCTCCACCGGCTGATCCGCCTCACTCGCCCGCCGGGGAGGTTCGCCGAGCTCGGAGCGCCGGGACACAGACACGTCTGGAAGTGA
- the mettl22 gene encoding methyltransferase-like protein 22 produces the protein MDRIVFHHDTVLSDIHLLLPNTRHLMARLNRVGQPVFTTKFKILWRGEAADTWERGSASEKEEDDVGSVPEEEEEKEEEDEAGASGEADEEEAEDEPDLDDDGDLKVSRRPKAGPSEGHRRAEVYPVILRQSSAAPEDAGDEEGEDGDQPDVIRIEHTMATSLQDVGKQVWRGAFLLADYIYSHASVFRNATVLELGAGTGLTSIIMATAAKRVYSTDVGEDLLSMCQRNATLNKHLLAAEGELKVRQLDWLKDDLCTEEEEEFSWTEEEVADLYDNTSVIIAADVCYDDDLTDGFFRTVYRLCNSMTKPCTIYLSLEKRMNFTLRHMDVSCDAYDYFSHCLRQLEALGDGPRRFTVEPLATSFPQCLQYERIEHLELWKVTSTPTGGRQRGGEDPPAPTPLPRPDPGPGPGPGPGPDPGPDPDPDP, from the exons ATGGACCGGATTGTGTTCCACCATGACACAGTGCTGTCGGATATCCACCTCCTACTGCCCAACACCAGGCACCTTATGGCCCGCCTCAACCGCGTAGGACAGCCAG TGTTCACCACTAAATTCAAGATCCTATGGAGAGGCGAGGCAGCGGACACCTGGGAGCGGGGTTCTGCCAGTGAAAAGGAAGAAGACGATGTTGGCTCTGTacctgaagaggaagaggagaaggaggaggaggatgaggctGGAGCAAGCGGGGAGGCTGATGAGGAAGAAGCTGAAGACGAGCCAGACCTAGATGACGATGGGGACCTTAAGGTATCGCGCAG GCCGAAGGCCGGCCCCTCTGAGGGCCACCGGCGGGCGGAGGTCTACCCCGTCATCCTCCGGCAGTCCTCGGCCGCCCCGGAGGACGCCGgcgacgaggagggggaggacggcGATCAGCCCGACGTCATCAGGATCG AGCACACCATGGCAACCAGCCTCCAAGACGTTGGCAAACAG GTGTGGCGCGGGGCCTTCCTCTTGGCGGACTACATCTACTCCCATGCGTCTGTGTTCCGGAACGCCACTGTGTTAGAGCTGGGGGCGGGAACCGGCCTGACCAGTATCATCATGGCCACCGCTGCCAAAAGGGTTTACAGCACAG ATGTGGGTGAGGACCTCTTAAGTATGTGTCAGAGAAATGCAACATTGAACAAACATCTTCTAGCAGCAGAAG GCGAGCTCAAAGTCAGACAACTGGACTGGCTCAAAGATGATCTTTGTAcag aggaggaggaggaattcAGCTGGACTGAAGAGGAGGTGGCAGACCTCTACGACAACACCAGCGTCATCATCGCCGCCGACG TTTGCTACGACGACGATTTAACAGACGGCTTCTTCCGAACCGTGTACCGACTGTGCAACAGTATGACCAAGCCTTGCactatctacctctctctagaGAAACG GATGAACTTCACCCTGCGGCACATGGACGTGTCCTGCGACGCCTACGACTACTTCAGCCACTGCCTGCGCCAGCTGGAGGCTCTGGGGGACGGGCCAAGGCGCTTTACCGTGGAGCCCCTGGCCACCTCCTTCCCTCAGTGCCTGCAGTACGAACGCATCGAGCATCTG GAGCTGTGGAAGGtgacctccacccccactggGGGGCGCCAGCGGGGGGGCGAGGACCCTCCCGCTCCGACCCCACTCCCACGCCCCgatcctggtcctggtcctggtcctggtcctggtcctgatccTGGTCCTGATCCTGATCCTGATCCCTGA